GGTCCCCCCCGTAGGCCCACTGGAGGACGAAGACGGGGGCGAAGTAGGCGAGGATGAGGCCCAGGTAGAGGAACCTCTCCCCGAGGGCCAGGAGGATCACGCCCGAGGCGGCCAAGAGAAGCCACACCCCTCCCCCCGCCACCCGGGCCAGACCCGGTCCTCCCGGGGGAGGGGTTTGCGCCAGCCGGAAGAGGAGGGCCCCGGTGAGGAGGGGCTGGAGGAGGAAGAAGAGGTACTCCTCCAGGGGCACGTAGCCCAGGCGGAGGAGCACCTTTCCTTCCGGGTACCCCCAGACCCCCCTCCACACCAGGTAGTTGTCCCAGGGGGTGGTGTAGAGGAGGGCGATGAGGGGCATGAGGAGGTAGGCCCAGACCCTCGGGGGCCTCGGCCTCGCCCACAGGAGGAGAAGGAGGAGGGGAGGCAGGAGGAAGAAGAGGTGGAACTCTAGATAGGTCATGCCCTCACCCACAGCCGTGGCTTGGCGGGGACGCCCCCTTCCGGCCGCAGGGTGACCTGGGCCAGGACCCGGGGGAAGGGGAGGGGGTCAAGCCGGAAGCGCCGGAAGAAGGCCTGAAGGACGAGGGGACCCTCGAGGAGGGCCAGGTCCCGCCCCAGGCAGAGCCTCTGGCCCAGGCCAAAGGGGAAGTAGCGCCCCGAGGGGGTGCCCTTTTCCCCCAGGAAGCGCTCCGGCCGAAAGGCCTCCCCTTCGGGGAAGGAAAGCCTGTGGGTCACGTAGGGGGAGAGGACCAGGGTGGTGCCCCGGGGAGGGAGGTCCTCCCCCAGGGAGAAGGGCGCTTCCACCTTGCGGGTAAGGATCCAGGCCGGGGGGTAGAGCCTCAGGGCCTCCTGGAAGGCGGCGAGGGCCGCCTCCTCCTGCTCGGCCACCCTCTCCTGGAAGTCGGGGCGGTGGGAGAGGAGGAGGAGGGCCCAGGTGAGGGCGCTGGCCAGGGTCTCGTGCCCGGCCACGAGGAGGGTCACGGCTTCGGAGAGCGCCCGCCCTCGGGGCAGGCGGCTCAGGGGAGGGTAGGGGAGGAGGGCCTCCGCCTCCCGGTAGAGAAGGGCCTTGTTCCTTTGGAAGCGGACCTCCTCGCGGAGGTCCAAGGCCGCGAGGGGGCTTCGCGTCCGGGCCATGATCCGGTCCAGGGCCAGGAGGGCGAGCCGGGCCAGGTCCGGGGAAAGGGGCTCGCCGAAGAGAACGCGGCCCAAAAGCCTCAGGGAAAGGGCGAGCATCTCGTGTTCCAGGTCCCTCTCCTCTCCTCCCCACCCGGTGAAGAAGGCCTGGGCCTCCTCCTTTATGGCCTCCCGGTAGGTCCAAACCGCCTTGGGCAGGAAGGGGTCCTTGAGGGCCCTCCGGGCCTCCTTCCAGCTAGGCCCCCAGTCGGTGAGGAGCCCCCTTCCCGTGAGCCGGGCGAGGGCCCGGTACTGGAAGGTGGCCTTGGTGGGCCCTTCGGCGAGGAGTACCCTTTCTACCCCCTCCGGGTCAAAGACGAGGGCCAGGGGAAGGCCGGGGAGGGGGAGGAAGACCCTGGGATGGGCCCGGCCCCACTCCAGGAGGACGGCGAGGGGGTCCTCCTGGAGGCGCTTCAGGTGGGGCAGGGCTCCCTTCAAGGAGAGGCGTTCCATGGGCCTATCCTAAGGGGAAGGTGGGGTCGCCGGAGGGTCTTTCTCCCGAAGAAGCCCCTCGGCCAGGGAGAGGTAGCGCCGTCTTGCCGCCTCCAGGCCCACCACGGGGTCTTTGGGGGCGTAGGAGGGGTACTCCGGGGCCCAGCGCCTTAGCCAGCGCCTTTCGGGGTCGTGCCTTTCCCCTTGGAGCACGGGGTTGAAGAGGCGGAAGTAGGGGGCGGCGTCCACCCCCAGGCCCCCCGCCCACTGCCACCCCTGGAGGTTCACCGCCCGGTCCCCGTCCAGGAGGAGGTGGCGGAAGGCCTCCTCGCACCTTTTCCAAGGAAGAAGGAGGTACTTCACCGCAAACTGCGCCGCCACCATCCTCGCCCGGTTGGAGAGGAGGCCCGTGGCGTGGAGCTCCCGCATGGCGGCGTCCACCAAGGGAACGCCCGTCTTCCCCCGGTACCAGGCCTGGAAGAGGGCCTCGTCCTCCTGCCAGGGAAGGGCCTCGAGGCGCCCGTCCATGGGCTTTTCTGCCATATGGGGGAAGTGGTAGAGGAGGTGGTAGGAGAAGTCCCGCCAGAGGAGCTCCGAAACCCACTTCCTCGCCCCCTCTCCCCCCTGGCCCAGGGCCCGGAGGGCGGCCTCCCGGGGGGAGAGGACCCCTAGGGCGAAGTAGGGGGAGAGCCTCGAGCCCCCCTCCCCGTCCAGCCGGTCCCTCTCCTCGGCGTAGCGGGCGAGCTTGGCCTCCAGGAAAGCCCGAAGCCTTCCCCTCGCCGCCTCCTCCCCGGGCTCGGGGAGGGGGACGTCGCTCAGGACCCTGGGCACCTCCCCTTCCTCCTCCTCCCGAGGTAGGGCCTCGGGGGCGGGGAGGGGGGCTTCCACCCCCTGGAAGCGCCGGGCGAAGGGGGTGTAGACCCGGTAGGCCCGGGGGAGGTCGGGGGGGATGAGGTGGGGGGCGGGGAGGAGGTGAAGGGGAACGGGAAGGGCCTCCTTCACCCTAAGGTCCCGGTAGCGGCCGTAGGGGGTGTAACTCCTTAGGGCGTAGACGGCCTTGGCCCGAAGCCGCCTCGCCGCCTCCGGCACCTTTTCCCAGGGAAGGCCCTCCAGGACCCAAAGGGCCCCGCCCCGGGCCCGGTAGGCCTCCCGGAGGGCCCGGACGTTCTCCAGAAACCAGGCCTGCCGCCTGGGGGAGGTCCTCAGGTTGTTGGGGTCCAGGACCACCAGGCCCACCGCCGGGCCCGCCTTCAGGGTCTCGAGGAGGGCCGGGTGGTCCGCAAGGCGGAGGTCGGCGCGGTGCCAGACCAGGTTCACCACCGCACCGCCCATAGGGCCTTGGGGAGGAGCCAAAGCCGCTCCCAGGGCTTGAGGTGGGCCCGCTGGCGCAGGTTGTCGTAGCCCTGGAGGCGGAGCTTGTCCAGGATGCCCTGGTACTGCAAGGCGGCGAGGGCGATGGCCGCCCGGCCCACCCGAAGGTGCCGAAGGCCGGATAGCCCCTCGCGGTAGAGGCTTCGGGCCCTCCCCTCGAGGTGGGCCATAAGGGCCCGGTACCCCGGGGTGACCCGCCCCTCCAGGAGGTCCTCCAGGCGGACCCCATGGGCCTGGAGGAGGGTCCTTGGGAGGTAGAGCCGGTTCCGTCCCAGGTCCTCCCCCACGTCCCTGAGGATGTTGGTGAGCTGCATGGCCTGGCCCAGGCGAACGGCCTTCTCCTCGGCCTCCTCTTTTCCTCCGGCGATGGGGGCGATCATGCGGCCCACGGTGCCCCCCACCCGGTAGCAGTAGGTGAGGAGCTCCTCCTCGGAGTCCAGCCGCACCGGGCCCAGGTCGGTGCGGAACCCCTCCCGCATATCCCTAAAGGCCTCCAAGGGGATGGGCCAGCGCTCCAGGGCCCAGGCCAGGCCCTGCTCCCACGCTTCCCTTGGCCTTCCCCCATAGGCCCGCTCCACCCCGGCCCACCAGCGGGCGAGGGCCCCCTCCCCCCCTCCTTCCCCGTCCACGGCCTCGTCCCCCAGGCGGCAGGCGGCGTAGACGGCCCAGGCTCCCTTCCTCTCCTCCTTGGGGAAAAGGAGGCTTCCCCAGTAAAAGGTGGTGGAGTGGAGGCGGATTAGGCGGGATAGGGCTTTCCAATCGGGTTCCATATGAGGATCATCTTCAGTATAGCCCGGGGCGGGGATGTTTGCCCCGCCCACACTCGGCTAAAACTCTACAAAGACTTGACAAATGATGGACAACGCGCTAGGCTAGGCCCATGACCCGCGCCGGGGTGTACACCATCGCCGAGGTGGAGGCCATGACCGGGCTCTCCGCCGAGGTCCTGAGGCAGTGGGAGCGCCGCTACGGCTTTCCCCGGCCCGAGCGCACCCCCGGGGGCCACCGCCTCTACCGCCAGGAGGAGGTGGAGGCCTTGAGGACCATCCGCCGCTGGCTGGAGGAAGGGGCTACGCCCCAGGCGGCCATCCGGCGCTACCTCGCCCAGGAGGTGCACCCCGAGGCCCTCGAGGCGCCTCTTTACGGGGCCCTCCTCTCCGCCGACCTTTTGGGGGCGGAGGCCGTCTTCCGCCGCGCCGTGAGGCTTTTGGGCCCCGAGGGGGCCCTGAACCGGCTCCTCGTGCCGGTTCTTAGGCGGGTTGGGGAGGCTTGGCACAAGGGGGAGGTGGGGGTGGCGGAGGAGCACCTCGCCACCACCTTCCTCCGGGCCCGGCTGCACGAACTTTTGGACCTGGTGGGCTTTCCCCCAGGGGCCCCCATCCTGGTGACCACCCCGCCCGGGGAGCGGCACGAGATCGGGGCCATGCTGGTCGCCTTTAGCCTCAGGCGGCGGGGCCTGCCCGCCCTCTACCTCGGCCCCGACACGCCCCTACCCGACCTGAAGCGCCTGGGGGAGCGCCTTCAGGCCAGGGCCGTGGTCCTCTCCGCCCTGCTCTCCGAGCCCTTAAAGGCCTTGCCCCAAGGGGCCCTCTCCCGCCTCGCCCCCAGGGTCTACCTGGGCGGGCAAGGGGCAAGCCCCGAGGAGGCTAAAAGGCTTGGCGCACGGTTTGTGGAGGGCCTCGAGGCCCTCGCTGAGGAGCTCCAAAGCCCCGAAGGGGGGGAAAGGAAGGGAACATGAAGAGGTTCGGCCGCAAGGAGACCATCTACCTGAGGGGAGAGAACGCCCACACCCTCTACCGCCTGGAGGAGGGGCTGGTGCGCATCGTGGAGCTTCTTCCAGACGGGCGCCTCCTCACCCTCCGCCACGTCCTGCCCGGCGACTACTTCGGGGAGGAGGCCCTGGAGGGCAAGGGCTACCGCTATACCGCCGAGGCCATGACCGAGGCCGTGGTCCAGGGCTTGGACCCCAGGGCCATGGACCACGAGGCCCTCCGCCAGGTGGCGAGAAACCTTGCCCGGCAGATGCGCCGCGTCCACGCTTACGAGGCCCACCTGCAAATGGGGGAGCTCAGGGCCAGGATCGCCCGCTACCTCCTTTTCCTGGCCGACACTCCGGCCTCCTTCCGGGACGAAAGGGGGCTTTACGTCACGGCCTCCCACGAGGAGATCGCCGACGCCACGGCTTCCACCCGGGAGTCCGTCTCCAAGATCCTCTCTGACCTCCGCCATGAGGGGCTCATCGCCACCGCCTACCGCCGGGTCTACCTCTTGGACCTGAGGGCCTTGGAGAAGGAGGCGGAAGGCGCCCTCGAGGCCGCCTAGGATGCGGGTCTTCGTGGTAGGGGGCACGGGCTTCGTGGGGCGGGCCCTGGTGGCCCTCCTTTTGGAGCGGGGCCACACCCCCGTGGTCCTGGCGAGAAGGCCTAGGGACCTTCCCCCGGGGGCGGTCTTCCTCCGGGGGGACATCACCCGGGAGGTGCCGGACCTAAGGGGGATGGAGGCCGCCATTTACCTGGCGGGCATCATCCGGGAGGGGGAGGAGACCTTCCGGGCCGTGCACGTGGAGGGGGTGAGGAACCTGCTTGCGGGCATGCGCCGGGCCGGGGTGGGGCGGCTTCTCCACATGTCCGCCCTGGGGGCGAGGCGGGGCACCCGGAGCCGCTACTACGAGACCAAGGCGGAAGGGGAGGAGCTCGTGCGGGGAAGCGGCCTCTCCTACGCCATCTTCCGCCCGAGCCTCATCTTCGGACCCGGGGACGAGTTCTTCGGGAAGGTCCTCAAGGGCCTCGTCTGCAACCCCCTCCCCTTCGTGCCCCTCCTGGGGGACGGGGGCTTCCCCTTCCGGCCCGTGTACGTGGGGGATGTGGCCGAGGCCTTCGTGAGGGCGCTGGAGGGGGGCCTCGAGGGCAGCTTTGACCTCGTGGGGCCCAAGGAGTACGCCTTCCGGGAGCTCCTCGCCCTGGTGATGAGGGTGGTGGGGAGGCCGAAGCCCTTCCTCCCCATCCCCCTTTTCCTCCTGGACCTCTTGGTCCCCCTGCTGAGCCTCCTCCCCTTCGCCCCCCTGACCCAGGACCAGTACGTGATGCTCAAGGAGGGGAACACCGCCCCCTTTCCCCCTCCCGCCGACCTCCTCCCCCGCCTCACCCCCTTGGAAGAGGTCCTGCCCGGTTACCTCCGCTGCTGAGCTCATTGGGGTTCTTGCCTAGCCCAAGCCTCGCGGGGGGCCCCATGCGGGCTTGGGCCCGCATGGATCAAAGGGGCTTCGCCACGCCCAGGCGGGCGTAGAAGGCGTGGGTGAGGGCGATGGCCAGGGCGTCCGCCAGGTGGCTGGGCCCGGGGGTCTCCCGGAGCCCCAGGATGCCCCGGACCATGAGGGCCACCTCCTCCTTGCCCGCGTGTCCGTGGCCCGCCAGGGCCTGCTTCACCTGCATGGGCCCGTAGGCGTAGGCGGGCACCCCCGCCTCAAAGGCCGCCACCAGGACCGCCCCCAGGGCCCAGCCCACCTTGTAGGCGAGCTCGTTTTGGCGGTAAAAAAACTGCTCCTCCACCGCCAGGGCCTCAGGGCGGAAGGCGAGGAGGGCCTCCTTGACCCGGGCGTGGATGCGGCCCACCCGTTCCTGGGCCCTCTCCCGGGCGGAGGTCCTCACCACCTCCCCGTGGAGGAGGCGGGCCTTCTGGGGGCCCCTGACCTCCACCACCCCCAGGCCCAGGTGGGTGATGCCGGGGTCCACGCCCAGGACGACCACCGGGCCTTAGTTGCCCCGCTTGGGGAGGAAATCCCCGTCCCCGTAGCGGATGAAGGCGGGGATATCGTAGTTGTAGGCGTCGGTGTGGGCGGGGAAGTCCAGGGGGCGGATGGGCCTGGGTACCACGGTGCTCTCCCCGAAGCCGGCGGCGATGAGGATGACCCGGAGCTCGTCCTGGGCCCTTTCGTCGTAGGTGACCCCGTAGAGGATGTCCACCTCCTCGTGGCCCGTGGCCTCCCGCACCCGCTCCACCACCTCCGCCGCCTCCATGAGGGAGAGGTCCTCCGACCCCACCACGTTGAGGAGGAGCCTCTTGGCCCCCTCAATGGAGCGCTCCAGGAGGGGGCTCTGGGTGGCGGTCTTGGCCGCTTCCTCCACGCGGTTCTCCCCGCGCCCGGCGCCGATGCCCATGAGGACCTGGCCGGCCCCCTCCAGAAGGGCCTTGACGTCGGCGAAGTCCACGTTGATGAGGCCGGGGAGGTTGATCACGTCGGTGATCCCCTTGACCCCGTGGTAGAGGACCCGGTCGGCGATGAGGAAGGCGTCTTTGAGGCTCATCTTCTTGTCCACGGCGGAGAGGAGGCGGTCGTTTTGGACCACCACCATGGCGTCCACCCGCTCCTTGAGCTTCCTTATCCCCTCCTCGGCCACCTTCAGCCGCTTGGGGCCTTCAAAGCTGAAGGGCCGGGTCACCACGGCCACGGTGAGGGCCCCCAGGCGCTTGGCGATGTCCGCCACCACCGGGGCGCTTCCCGTGCCCGTGCCGCCCCCCATGCCCGCGGTGAGGAAGACCAGGTCCGCCCCCTCCAGGGCCTCGGCGATGAGGTCTTCGGCCTCGAGGGCCGCCTTCTCCCCGATCTCCGGGTTCGCCCCCGCCCCCAGGCCCCGGGTGAGCTTCTCCCCAAGCTGAATGCGGTGGTCGGCGAGGCTCTTGGCCAGGACCTGGGCGTCGGTGTTGGCGGCCACGAACTCCACCCCCGAAAGCCCGGCCTCAATCATCCGGTTTACCGCGTTGTTCCCCGCTCCCCCCAGCCCGATCACCTTGATGACGGCTCCTTCCATCTTCCCCCTCCTCGGAATCAGAATAGATTGTTGATAATCTCCTTGAGGCGGGCCCAGAAGCCCACACCCTGCGGGCTTTCCTCCCGCCTCTCCTTCCTCTCCCGCCTCGGCCGGGCCTCGAGGGGCCGGGGGGGTAGGCTGGCCCCGTAGCGCACCAGGCCCACGGCCGTGGCGTGGGCCGGGGTGGCCACCACGTCGGTGAGGCCCGAGACCCCGTGGGGTTTCCCGATCCTCACCGGAAGGCCGTACTGGTGCCGGGCGAGGAGGTCAAAGCCCCGGAGGAGGGCCGTCCCCCCGGTGAGGACCACACGGTTCACCTTGATCTCCAGAGGGCCCAGGGCCTCGTCCACGGACTGGCGGGCCAGGTGGAGGATCTCCCTGAGGCGGGGACGGATGATGCGGGATAATTCCGGAGCGGGCACCTCTCCCAGCGAGCCCCCCTCCTGGTTGATCTCCAGGACGAGCTCGGGGTCCGCGAGCTCCGGGAGGGCGGCCCCGTACTTCTTCTTCACCCGCTCCGCCTCCTCAAAGGGGATCTTCAGGAGCTGGGCGATGTCCTGGGTGACGTGGTCGCCGCCGAGGGGCAACACGGCGGAGTGGGCCAGGCGGCCTTCCCGGAAGACGGCCACATCCGTGGTACCCCCGCCCACGTCCAGGACCAGGACCGTCATGTGCTCCTCCTCCGGGGTGAGGGCTCCGAGGCCGCAGGCCAGGGTCTGGGCCACCAAGGCCTCCACCTCGAGGCCCGCATCCTCCACCGCCCGGCGAAGGTTGGCCAAGGGCCCCCTGCCCGCGGCCACCAGGTGCACGTCCACCTCGAGGCGGACCCCCGCCATGCCCACGGGGTCGCGGATGCCCTCCTGCCCGTCCACCTTGAACTCCAGGGGCAGGGCGTGGAGGAGCTCCTGCTCCCCATCCAGGGGGTAGGCCTTGGCCTGCTCTATGGCCCGTTCCACGTCGGCCTCGGCGATGCTGTGGCCCCGGCGGATGGCGGCCAGGCCGTGGCTGGTCACGCTCTTTAAGTGGGCCCCGCCCACCCCCACCACCACCCGCGCCACCTGGACCCCAGCCACCCTTTCCGCCTGGTGGACGCTCTGGCGGATGGCCTCCGCGGTGCGCTCCAGGTTGACCACCACCCCCCGCTTGAGCCCCTGGGAAGGGACGGTGCCCTCCCCGATGATGTCCAGGATGCCGTCAGGGGCCAGCTCCCCAATGACGGTGGTCACCTTGCTGGTGCCTACGTCCAATCCGGCGATGATCATGGGCTTACGCTCACCCCCCAGGAATACAGGTAAATCCGACTCCCTAATGGCCGGTCCACTTGGGCATACTCTAGCAGAAACCGGGCCTCCGGGGCGAAGAGGAGACTTCCTTGGACCTCCACCCAAAACCCCGCCGGGGTGTAGCGGAGGGCCGTGGCCTTGGGGTAGGCCCGGGCCAGGGCCAGGAGCTCGGCCTTGGGCAGGGGGCCCTTCCCCTCCACCCGGGGGCCCGGGGCCCAGGGGGCGCCGCCGGGGAGGAGGGTGCCGTCCTCCGCCAGGGCGGAGCCGTCCCCTAGGGGCAGGAAGGGCTGCCGCTCCCGCACCCAAAGGCGCACCTCCCCAAGACGGGGCTTTTCCAGGCGGACCTCCGCCACCCAGGGGTCCTGCAGGAGGGGCAGCGCGCGGGAGGGGGCCACCCAAAGCCAGGCCTCCCCTGGGTGGAGGCGGATGCGGGCCAGCACCTCGGCCTCCTTCAGGTGCTTAAGCCCCACCACCTCCACCTTCTCCACGGGGAAGAGGACCAGGCTGGCCACGTAGAGGGTGGCGAGGACGAGGGAGGCCAGGATGGCCCTCATGGCGCCCATTCTATTCCCCCTTTCCTAACAGGCCCCAAACTCACGGCCAGACCTCCCATTCCAGCTCCAGGGGCAGCTCCTCCTGGATGCGCTTGAGGAGCGCCAGCACGTCCTTGGCCTTGGCCTGGCCCAGGTTCACGATGAAGTTGCCGTGCTCCAGGGCCACCATGGCGTCCCCCACCCTTAGGCCCTTCAGGCCCCTTTCGTCTATGAGGCGGCCCGCGGACTGGCCAGGGGGGTTTTTGAAGGCGCATCCGGCGCTCTTGCGCTTGGGTTGGCCCTTCCTCGCCGCGTCCACCTCGGCCATGCGCCGCCGGATCTCCTCCAGGGGCCGCTCCCTTAGCCGGAGCTTGACCCGGGTGACGATGCCCCCGGGGGGCAGGTGGCTTTGGCGGTAGCCGAACCCGAGCTCCTCCGGCAGGTAGATGTGGAACGCCCCCCCGTGGAAGACCTCCACCGCCTCCAGGGCGTCCGCCATCTCCCCGAAGCGGGTGCCCGCGTTCATCTTCACCGCGCCGCCCACCTGGGCGGGGATGCCGAGGAGGCCCTCGAGGCCCGATAGCCCCGCCCTGGCCGCCTCCTGGACCAGGAGGGGGAGGAGGGCTCCCGCGCCCACCCAGCCCTTCAGGTCGTACTCCTGGAACTCCCCCGCCAGGCGGATCACCCGCTCCGGCACCCCTTCGTCCATCACCAAGAGGTTGGAGCCGTTTCCAAGGACCCGGTAAGGGGCTTCCGTGGCCCTCTTGAGGTCCTCCCGGGTCTCCACGGTCCAAAGCTCCGCCGGCCCCCCCACCCCCAGGGTGGTGTAGTCCTTCAGAAGCACCCGCTCAACCCTCATGGGCCAACCTCTGGGCCAGCTCGGTCACGTCCCCTGCCCCCAAGGTGAGCCAGAGGTCCTTAGGGGTGGCGGTGGCCCGGGCGTAGGCCAGGGCCTCCTCCCCCTCGAGGAAGCGGGCAGCCACCCCCCGCCTTTGCAGGCCCTCGGCGATCCTCTGGCTCAGGCCTTCGGGGGAGACCTTTCCCTTCTCCCCGGCGGCGTAGACGGGCAGGACCACCACCTCCTGGGCCAGGGCGAGGGCCTCCACGAACTCGGCCCAGAGGGCTTGGGTGCGGAGGAGGCGGTGGGGCTGGAAGAGGACCCGCACGCGGCGGCCGAGCCGCCTGGCCGCCTCGAGGGTGGCCCGCACCTCCGTGGGGTGGTGGGCGTAGTCGTCCACCACCCAGGCCCCGTTCACCTCCCCCACCCTTTGGAAGCGCCGCCCCACCCCGGGGAAGGCGGCGAGGCCCTCCAGGATGGCCTCGGCCCCCACGCCGAAGGCCAGGGCCGCCAGGGCCGCGGCCAGGGCGTTGCGCACGTTGTGGGCCCCCGGCACCCCGAGGGTGGCCTCGCCCAAAACCCTGCCCTCGTGCAAGAGGAGGAAGCGGCTTCCCCAAGGGCCCAGCTCCACCCTCTCCGCCCAAAGCTCCCCCCCCTCCCCGAAAAGCCTCCGGGGAAGCCCGTGGGAGAGCGCCAGAAGCGTGGGGTCAAAGGCCGGGACCACCACTACCTGAGACTTCTCCAGAAAGCCCCTCATGGCGGCCTTGAGCTCCTCTAGGCTCCCGTGGTAGTTGGGGGCGCGGTGGCCTGGAGGGGCCACGTGGTCGGCCTCGAGGTTGGTGGCCACGGCCACAAAGACCTGGACCCCTTGGAAGAGGGGGTCGGACTCGTCCACCTCGGCCAGACGGGGGCCCGTGCCGAAGCGGGCGTTCCCCGGGAGGAGGGCGAGCTCCCCGCCGAGGAGGACCCAGGGGTCCAGGCGGGCTTGGAGGAGGATGCTCGCCAGCATCCCCGTGGTGGTGGTCTTGCCGTGGGTGCCCGTGACCCCGAGGGAGGGCCTCCCCGAGAGGAGGTGGGCGAGGAGCTCCATACGCCTCAGCACCCTGAGCCCCTTGGCCCGGGCCGCCGCCACCTCGGGGTGGTCCAGGGGGATGGGGGTGGGGACGATGAGGGTGTCCTCCTCCGCCAGGTGGGCGGGGTCGTGGCCGGCGTAGGCGGGGACGCCCAAGGCTTTGGTCCGCTTGCCCGGGGCCAGGTCGCAGCCCGTCACCGCCACCCCCTCCGCCAGGAGGAGGCGGGCCAGGGCGCTCATGCCCACACCCTCTATGCCCATCACGTGCACGCGCTTCATAGGAACTCCTCCAACCAATCTGCAAGCCGCCCCGCGGCTCCCTCGGGGGAAAGGCGGCCTAAGGCCTCTCGGTAAGGTTCCGGATGCTCCAGGATCCGCTGCACCTGCTCCCCCAGGCGGGCGCGGTCCCCAAGCTCCGCTGCCCCCGCCTTCTGGTAGGCCAGGGCGTTGGCCACCTGGGCTCCTCCGTCCAGCTTAGGGGAAAGGGGGAAAAGGAGGGCGGGAAGCCGGTGGAAGGCGGCCTCCGCCAGGGTGCCCGCCCCGGCCCGGGAGAGGAGGAGGTCGGCGGCGCTCATGGCCAGGGGGGCCTCCACGAACCCCGCCACCCGGTACCCGTCC
The sequence above is drawn from the Thermus islandicus DSM 21543 genome and encodes:
- a CDS encoding lycopene cyclase domain-containing protein → MTYLEFHLFFLLPPLLLLLLWARPRPPRVWAYLLMPLIALLYTTPWDNYLVWRGVWGYPEGKVLLRLGYVPLEEYLFFLLQPLLTGALLFRLAQTPPPGGPGLARVAGGGVWLLLAASGVILLALGERFLYLGLILAYFAPVFVLQWAYGGDLLWAWRRPLLLGVGLPTLYLWVADGWAILREGIWWIAPRYTLGLKAFGLPLEEMVFFLFTNLAVVQGLLLAWHPEALRRLR
- a CDS encoding cytochrome P450 codes for the protein MERLSLKGALPHLKRLQEDPLAVLLEWGRAHPRVFLPLPGLPLALVFDPEGVERVLLAEGPTKATFQYRALARLTGRGLLTDWGPSWKEARRALKDPFLPKAVWTYREAIKEEAQAFFTGWGGEERDLEHEMLALSLRLLGRVLFGEPLSPDLARLALLALDRIMARTRSPLAALDLREEVRFQRNKALLYREAEALLPYPPLSRLPRGRALSEAVTLLVAGHETLASALTWALLLLSHRPDFQERVAEQEEAALAAFQEALRLYPPAWILTRKVEAPFSLGEDLPPRGTTLVLSPYVTHRLSFPEGEAFRPERFLGEKGTPSGRYFPFGLGQRLCLGRDLALLEGPLVLQAFFRRFRLDPLPFPRVLAQVTLRPEGGVPAKPRLWVRA
- the phr gene encoding deoxyribodipyrimidine photo-lyase, which translates into the protein MNLVWHRADLRLADHPALLETLKAGPAVGLVVLDPNNLRTSPRRQAWFLENVRALREAYRARGGALWVLEGLPWEKVPEAARRLRAKAVYALRSYTPYGRYRDLRVKEALPVPLHLLPAPHLIPPDLPRAYRVYTPFARRFQGVEAPLPAPEALPREEEEGEVPRVLSDVPLPEPGEEAARGRLRAFLEAKLARYAEERDRLDGEGGSRLSPYFALGVLSPREAALRALGQGGEGARKWVSELLWRDFSYHLLYHFPHMAEKPMDGRLEALPWQEDEALFQAWYRGKTGVPLVDAAMRELHATGLLSNRARMVAAQFAVKYLLLPWKRCEEAFRHLLLDGDRAVNLQGWQWAGGLGVDAAPYFRLFNPVLQGERHDPERRWLRRWAPEYPSYAPKDPVVGLEAARRRYLSLAEGLLREKDPPATPPSP
- a CDS encoding phytoene/squalene synthase family protein, yielding MEPDWKALSRLIRLHSTTFYWGSLLFPKEERKGAWAVYAACRLGDEAVDGEGGGEGALARWWAGVERAYGGRPREAWEQGLAWALERWPIPLEAFRDMREGFRTDLGPVRLDSEEELLTYCYRVGGTVGRMIAPIAGGKEEAEEKAVRLGQAMQLTNILRDVGEDLGRNRLYLPRTLLQAHGVRLEDLLEGRVTPGYRALMAHLEGRARSLYREGLSGLRHLRVGRAAIALAALQYQGILDKLRLQGYDNLRQRAHLKPWERLWLLPKALWAVRW
- a CDS encoding MerR family transcriptional regulator, with the translated sequence MTRAGVYTIAEVEAMTGLSAEVLRQWERRYGFPRPERTPGGHRLYRQEEVEALRTIRRWLEEGATPQAAIRRYLAQEVHPEALEAPLYGALLSADLLGAEAVFRRAVRLLGPEGALNRLLVPVLRRVGEAWHKGEVGVAEEHLATTFLRARLHELLDLVGFPPGAPILVTTPPGERHEIGAMLVAFSLRRRGLPALYLGPDTPLPDLKRLGERLQARAVVLSALLSEPLKALPQGALSRLAPRVYLGGQGASPEEAKRLGARFVEGLEALAEELQSPEGGERKGT
- a CDS encoding helix-turn-helix domain-containing protein, translated to MKRFGRKETIYLRGENAHTLYRLEEGLVRIVELLPDGRLLTLRHVLPGDYFGEEALEGKGYRYTAEAMTEAVVQGLDPRAMDHEALRQVARNLARQMRRVHAYEAHLQMGELRARIARYLLFLADTPASFRDERGLYVTASHEEIADATASTRESVSKILSDLRHEGLIATAYRRVYLLDLRALEKEAEGALEAA
- a CDS encoding NAD-dependent epimerase/dehydratase family protein, which produces MRVFVVGGTGFVGRALVALLLERGHTPVVLARRPRDLPPGAVFLRGDITREVPDLRGMEAAIYLAGIIREGEETFRAVHVEGVRNLLAGMRRAGVGRLLHMSALGARRGTRSRYYETKAEGEELVRGSGLSYAIFRPSLIFGPGDEFFGKVLKGLVCNPLPFVPLLGDGGFPFRPVYVGDVAEAFVRALEGGLEGSFDLVGPKEYAFRELLALVMRVVGRPKPFLPIPLFLLDLLVPLLSLLPFAPLTQDQYVMLKEGNTAPFPPPADLLPRLTPLEEVLPGYLRC
- a CDS encoding crossover junction endodeoxyribonuclease RuvC, with amino-acid sequence MVVLGVDPGITHLGLGVVEVRGPQKARLLHGEVVRTSARERAQERVGRIHARVKEALLAFRPEALAVEEQFFYRQNELAYKVGWALGAVLVAAFEAGVPAYAYGPMQVKQALAGHGHAGKEEVALMVRGILGLRETPGPSHLADALAIALTHAFYARLGVAKPL
- the ftsZ gene encoding cell division protein FtsZ is translated as MEGAVIKVIGLGGAGNNAVNRMIEAGLSGVEFVAANTDAQVLAKSLADHRIQLGEKLTRGLGAGANPEIGEKAALEAEDLIAEALEGADLVFLTAGMGGGTGTGSAPVVADIAKRLGALTVAVVTRPFSFEGPKRLKVAEEGIRKLKERVDAMVVVQNDRLLSAVDKKMSLKDAFLIADRVLYHGVKGITDVINLPGLINVDFADVKALLEGAGQVLMGIGAGRGENRVEEAAKTATQSPLLERSIEGAKRLLLNVVGSEDLSLMEAAEVVERVREATGHEEVDILYGVTYDERAQDELRVILIAAGFGESTVVPRPIRPLDFPAHTDAYNYDIPAFIRYGDGDFLPKRGN
- the ftsA gene encoding cell division protein FtsA, with the protein product MIIAGLDVGTSKVTTVIGELAPDGILDIIGEGTVPSQGLKRGVVVNLERTAEAIRQSVHQAERVAGVQVARVVVGVGGAHLKSVTSHGLAAIRRGHSIAEADVERAIEQAKAYPLDGEQELLHALPLEFKVDGQEGIRDPVGMAGVRLEVDVHLVAAGRGPLANLRRAVEDAGLEVEALVAQTLACGLGALTPEEEHMTVLVLDVGGGTTDVAVFREGRLAHSAVLPLGGDHVTQDIAQLLKIPFEEAERVKKKYGAALPELADPELVLEINQEGGSLGEVPAPELSRIIRPRLREILHLARQSVDEALGPLEIKVNRVVLTGGTALLRGFDLLARHQYGLPVRIGKPHGVSGLTDVVATPAHATAVGLVRYGASLPPRPLEARPRRERKERREESPQGVGFWARLKEIINNLF